One part of the Streptomyces lydicus genome encodes these proteins:
- a CDS encoding N-acetylglucosamine kinase produces the protein MGLTGTALAIDAGNSKTDVALVGADGSVLGTARGGGFQPPLVGAARAVDVLASLVEATLAQAGLGDAGPVDRLSAFLANVDLAAEETLLTAEITGRGWARSVGVRNDTFALLRAGLPDGGEPVGIAVVCGAGINCAGVGHDGATARFPSIGRISGDWGGGSFLADEALWFAARAEDGRGEATELARALPAHFGLSTMLELIEALHLHAVPEHRRHELTPLLFAVADSGDPVARTVVARQAEEIALMATVALRRLDLLTEPTPVVLGGSVLAARHPLLHDRVLRLLSESAPKAVPHVVTAPPVLGAALDTLDRRAADEAAYARLRGSWPQDPSGP, from the coding sequence GTGGGCCTGACCGGCACGGCGCTCGCCATCGACGCGGGCAACAGCAAGACCGACGTGGCCCTGGTGGGCGCGGACGGCAGCGTCCTCGGGACGGCGCGGGGCGGGGGCTTCCAGCCGCCGCTGGTGGGCGCCGCCCGCGCGGTCGACGTCCTGGCCTCCCTGGTGGAAGCCACCCTCGCCCAGGCCGGCTTGGGCGACGCCGGCCCCGTCGACCGCCTCTCGGCCTTCCTCGCCAACGTCGACCTCGCCGCCGAGGAGACCCTCCTCACCGCGGAGATCACCGGCCGCGGCTGGGCCCGCTCGGTCGGCGTCCGCAACGACACCTTCGCGCTGCTGCGGGCCGGGCTGCCGGACGGCGGCGAGCCGGTCGGCATCGCGGTGGTGTGCGGCGCCGGCATCAACTGCGCCGGTGTGGGCCACGACGGCGCCACCGCCCGCTTCCCCTCCATCGGCCGGATCTCCGGCGACTGGGGCGGCGGCTCCTTCCTCGCGGACGAGGCGCTGTGGTTCGCGGCCCGCGCCGAGGACGGCCGCGGCGAGGCCACCGAACTGGCCCGCGCCCTGCCGGCCCACTTCGGGCTGTCGACGATGCTGGAGCTGATCGAGGCGCTCCATCTGCACGCCGTTCCCGAACACCGCCGCCACGAACTGACGCCGCTGCTCTTCGCCGTGGCGGACTCCGGCGACCCGGTCGCCCGCACCGTCGTCGCCCGCCAGGCCGAGGAGATCGCCCTGATGGCGACCGTCGCCCTGCGCCGCCTCGATCTCCTCACCGAGCCCACGCCCGTCGTCCTCGGCGGCAGCGTCCTCGCCGCCCGTCACCCCCTTCTCCACGACCGCGTGCTCCGCCTGCTGTCCGAAAGCGCCCCCAAAGCCGTACCGCATGTGGTGACCGCCCCGCCGGTACTGGGCGCGGCCCTGGACACCCTGGACCGGAGAGCGGCGGACGAAGCGGCCTACGCCCGGCTGAGAGGCTCCTGGCCCCAGGACCCGTCCGGCCCCTGA
- a CDS encoding glutamate ABC transporter substrate-binding protein produces the protein MNGRARGLRNLRAVLAPVAAGMCVMAAAAAVLVPALGRAEGHERPGGASSPSATHRAYGPDAAPAAPAAAACTPEHAAASLRPSSDEGPAVARIKEKGQLVVGVDQNTYRWGYRNPATGKLEGFDIDLARAIAADILGPDAKVVFKAVPTNQRIPALQKRAVDMVVRTMTINCARKRQVAFSTSYFQAGQQVLAPKTSTVKAFDGSLRGKRVCTAAGSTGESELAAQRHGARVLTVPNQLDCLVRLQLGQADAVVTDNALAAAQAAQDPTVELKGKPFTDESYGVAMNKDDTDLVRRVNKVLDDYRGDGSPGSPWMRAYRTWLRADMPGISGPPSPEYSD, from the coding sequence ATGAACGGGCGCGCGCGAGGACTGCGGAATCTGCGTGCCGTCCTGGCACCGGTCGCGGCCGGGATGTGTGTGATGGCGGCCGCGGCGGCGGTGCTGGTGCCGGCGCTGGGCCGCGCCGAAGGGCACGAAAGGCCCGGCGGCGCCTCGTCCCCGTCGGCCACGCACCGCGCGTACGGGCCGGATGCGGCACCGGCCGCGCCGGCCGCCGCGGCGTGCACGCCGGAGCACGCCGCCGCGAGCCTGCGGCCGTCGTCCGACGAGGGCCCGGCGGTGGCCCGGATCAAGGAGAAGGGCCAACTGGTCGTGGGCGTCGACCAGAACACCTACCGGTGGGGGTACCGCAATCCGGCCACCGGCAAGCTGGAGGGCTTCGACATCGATCTGGCCCGGGCCATCGCCGCCGACATCCTGGGCCCGGACGCCAAGGTCGTCTTCAAGGCGGTGCCGACCAACCAGCGGATACCGGCGCTGCAGAAACGCGCGGTCGACATGGTGGTGCGCACGATGACGATCAACTGCGCACGCAAGCGGCAGGTGGCGTTCTCGACGTCGTACTTCCAGGCGGGGCAGCAGGTGCTGGCCCCGAAGACGTCCACGGTCAAGGCGTTCGACGGTTCGCTGCGCGGCAAGCGGGTGTGCACGGCCGCGGGTTCGACGGGTGAGTCGGAGCTGGCGGCGCAGCGGCACGGTGCCAGGGTGCTGACGGTGCCCAACCAACTCGACTGCCTGGTGCGGCTCCAGCTGGGCCAGGCGGACGCGGTGGTGACGGACAACGCGCTGGCCGCGGCACAGGCCGCGCAGGACCCGACGGTGGAGCTGAAGGGCAAGCCGTTCACCGACGAGTCGTACGGCGTGGCGATGAACAAGGACGACACAGACCTGGTGCGGCGGGTCAACAAGGTGCTGGACGACTACCGGGGCGACGGCAGCCCCGGCAGCCCCTGGATGCGGGCGTACCGCACCTGGCTACGGGCCGACATGCCCGGGATATCCGGGCCGCCGTCGCCGGAGTACAGCGACTGA
- a CDS encoding globin, whose protein sequence is MNENPHGTVQEQTFYEQVGGEDTFRRLVHRFYQGVAEDPLLRPMYPEEDLGPAEERLALFLMQYWGGPRTYSDGRGHPRLRMRHAPFTVDRAAHDAWLRHMRDAVDSLELSEEHRTQLWNYLTYAAASMVNAAD, encoded by the coding sequence GTGAACGAGAATCCGCACGGCACGGTTCAGGAGCAGACCTTCTACGAGCAGGTCGGTGGCGAGGACACCTTCCGCCGCCTGGTGCACCGCTTCTACCAGGGAGTCGCCGAGGACCCGCTGCTGCGGCCGATGTACCCGGAAGAGGATCTGGGCCCGGCCGAGGAGCGGCTGGCGCTCTTCCTCATGCAGTACTGGGGCGGCCCCCGTACATACAGCGACGGCCGCGGCCACCCCCGGCTGCGGATGCGGCACGCCCCGTTCACCGTCGACCGGGCCGCCCACGACGCCTGGCTGCGGCACATGCGGGACGCGGTGGACTCCCTCGAACTGTCCGAGGAGCACCGCACGCAGCTGTGGAACTACCTCACCTACGCCGCCGCCTCGATGGTCAACGCCGCGGACTGA
- a CDS encoding FHA domain-containing protein: MPTCPSGHQSVAEDWCEVCGQRMAGAVPPPPSLPAGFLNAPPSQPTGAPGPPPGQAGPPPGQPGPPPGQAGPPPGFGIPGPGQDGGQGGYGFPPPAPGPGPGGPGPQGGYGFPPPVPGPGQPPPGPGPEQSALPELCPQCGRPREAMAPFCEECRYNFLTNSPTSYAPPPGQQPGPPPGAPGPGGPGTQGGQAGYGFPPPAPGPGGPGTQDGQGGYGFPPPPQQPQPQGMPGMPPGPGQPGPGGYPGQPGPPPGMPGPGPAGQPGPPPQQADDWPLSPPGAQPGPPPMAPAPPGPGPQAPFEQQPPAPFPPQQPGPYEQQPYEQQPYEQQQPAPFEQQMPPQQGPGGDQQWHGGPGQGPAAPPQGPAPVVGAGWVVAVAPDREYFMAMMGRSGPEAAGLNLPAYSPEQVLPLGNGQLAIGRRRNSTGESPDIDLGSSPEDPGVSHQHALLVQQQDGSWAVVDQNSTNGTTINLAEDPIQPYVPVPLHEGDRVHVGAWTTLTVRRG, from the coding sequence ATGCCTACCTGCCCGAGCGGCCACCAGTCGGTGGCCGAAGACTGGTGCGAGGTGTGCGGCCAGCGGATGGCGGGTGCTGTCCCCCCGCCGCCGTCCCTGCCTGCCGGCTTCCTGAACGCCCCGCCCAGCCAGCCCACCGGAGCACCCGGCCCGCCCCCGGGCCAGGCCGGTCCGCCTCCCGGTCAGCCGGGTCCCCCTCCGGGTCAGGCCGGTCCGCCCCCCGGCTTCGGCATTCCCGGCCCCGGCCAGGACGGCGGCCAGGGAGGCTACGGCTTCCCGCCGCCCGCTCCGGGCCCCGGCCCCGGCGGCCCCGGCCCCCAGGGCGGCTACGGCTTCCCGCCCCCCGTACCGGGCCCCGGCCAGCCGCCGCCCGGCCCCGGCCCCGAGCAGTCCGCGCTGCCCGAGCTGTGCCCGCAGTGCGGCCGGCCGCGCGAGGCGATGGCGCCGTTCTGTGAGGAGTGCCGCTACAACTTCCTCACCAACTCCCCGACGTCCTACGCCCCGCCGCCCGGCCAGCAGCCCGGCCCGCCGCCCGGCGCACCCGGCCCCGGCGGCCCCGGCACTCAGGGCGGCCAGGCCGGCTACGGCTTCCCGCCGCCCGCACCGGGCCCCGGCGGTCCCGGCACCCAGGACGGTCAGGGCGGCTACGGCTTCCCGCCGCCGCCCCAGCAGCCGCAGCCGCAGGGCATGCCCGGCATGCCGCCCGGCCCCGGCCAGCCCGGCCCCGGCGGCTACCCCGGCCAGCCCGGCCCGCCGCCCGGCATGCCAGGCCCCGGCCCGGCCGGTCAGCCCGGCCCGCCACCGCAGCAGGCCGACGACTGGCCGCTGAGCCCCCCGGGGGCCCAGCCCGGGCCGCCGCCGATGGCTCCCGCGCCGCCCGGCCCCGGCCCGCAGGCACCGTTCGAGCAGCAGCCGCCCGCACCGTTCCCGCCGCAGCAGCCGGGACCGTACGAGCAGCAGCCGTACGAACAGCAGCCGTACGAGCAGCAGCAGCCGGCCCCGTTCGAGCAGCAGATGCCGCCGCAGCAGGGCCCCGGCGGGGACCAGCAGTGGCACGGCGGCCCCGGCCAGGGCCCCGCGGCGCCCCCGCAGGGCCCGGCACCGGTCGTCGGTGCCGGCTGGGTCGTGGCGGTCGCGCCGGACCGTGAGTACTTCATGGCGATGATGGGCCGCAGCGGTCCGGAGGCCGCGGGCCTGAACCTGCCCGCGTACTCGCCCGAGCAGGTGCTGCCGCTCGGGAACGGCCAGCTCGCGATCGGCCGCCGCCGCAACAGCACCGGCGAGTCCCCGGACATCGACCTGGGCAGCTCGCCGGAGGACCCGGGCGTCTCGCACCAGCACGCGCTGCTGGTGCAGCAGCAGGACGGCAGCTGGGCGGTGGTGGACCAGAACTCCACCAACGGCACCACGATCAACCTCGCCGAGGACCCGATCCAGCCGTACGTGCCGGTGCCGCTCCATGAGGGCGACCGGGTGCACGTCGGCGCCTGGACGACGCTCACCGTCCGCCGGGGCTGA
- a CDS encoding 6-phospho-beta-glucosidase, which yields MLPSSEGRLPHRRVKLAVVGGGSTYTPELIDGFARLRDVLPLEELVLIDPALDRLELVGGLARRIFARQGHPGRISWTDDLDAGVDGADAVLLQLRIGGQAARNQDETWPLECGCVGQETTGAGGLAKALRTVPVVLDIAERVRRRNPDAWIVDFTNPVGIVTRALLTQGHRAVGLCNVAIGFQRTFAGLLGVAPDRVELEHIGLNHLTWERSVRVAGEDVLPKLLAEHGETIAADLRLPRTLLDHLGTVPSYYLRYYYRHDAVVEESRSKPSRAAEVAAIERQLLNLYGDPALDEKPELLSRRGGAFYSEAAVALTSSLLGDTGDVQIVNTLNNGTLPFLPDDAVIEVPATVDAAGPAPLPVRPLEPLYAGLIANVTAYEHLALEAALRGGRERVFSALLSHPLIGQIDYADRLTDELIAHNREHLTWA from the coding sequence ATGCTGCCGTCTTCTGAAGGACGACTCCCGCACCGCCGCGTCAAACTCGCCGTGGTCGGCGGCGGCTCGACCTACACCCCCGAACTCATCGACGGCTTCGCGCGCCTGCGCGACGTCCTGCCGCTGGAGGAACTCGTCCTGATCGACCCGGCCCTGGACCGGCTGGAGCTGGTGGGCGGGCTGGCCCGGCGGATCTTCGCCAGGCAGGGCCACCCGGGCAGGATCTCCTGGACCGACGACCTCGACGCCGGCGTCGACGGCGCCGACGCCGTGTTGCTGCAGCTGCGCATCGGCGGCCAGGCCGCCCGCAACCAGGACGAGACCTGGCCGCTGGAGTGCGGCTGCGTCGGCCAGGAGACCACCGGCGCGGGCGGCCTCGCCAAGGCGCTGCGCACCGTCCCCGTCGTGCTGGACATCGCCGAACGCGTACGCCGCCGGAACCCCGACGCCTGGATCGTCGATTTCACCAACCCCGTCGGCATCGTGACCCGCGCCCTGCTCACCCAGGGGCACCGGGCCGTCGGCCTGTGCAACGTGGCGATCGGCTTCCAGCGCACATTCGCCGGGCTGCTGGGCGTCGCTCCCGACCGGGTCGAGCTGGAGCACATCGGCCTCAACCACCTGACCTGGGAGCGGTCCGTACGCGTCGCCGGCGAGGACGTCCTGCCCAAGCTGCTCGCCGAACACGGCGAGACGATCGCCGCCGACCTGCGTCTGCCGCGCACCCTCCTCGACCACCTCGGTACCGTCCCCTCCTACTACCTGCGCTACTACTACCGACACGACGCCGTCGTGGAGGAGTCGCGCAGCAAGCCCTCCCGTGCGGCGGAGGTCGCCGCCATCGAGCGGCAACTCCTGAACCTGTACGGCGATCCCGCGCTCGACGAGAAGCCGGAACTGCTCTCCCGGCGCGGCGGCGCCTTCTATTCCGAGGCGGCCGTGGCACTGACCTCCTCCCTGCTGGGCGACACCGGCGACGTCCAGATCGTCAACACCCTCAACAACGGCACCCTCCCCTTCCTCCCCGACGACGCGGTGATCGAGGTCCCCGCGACGGTGGACGCCGCCGGCCCCGCCCCGCTGCCCGTACGCCCCCTGGAGCCCCTGTACGCCGGACTGATCGCCAACGTCACCGCCTATGAACACCTGGCCCTGGAGGCGGCGTTGCGGGGCGGCCGGGAGCGGGTCTTCTCCGCCCTGCTCTCCCACCCGCTCATCGGCCAGATCGACTACGCCGACCGGCTCACCGACGAGCTGATCGCGCACAACCGGGAGCACCTCACGTGGGCCTGA
- a CDS encoding serine/threonine-protein kinase, with translation MTERTEGSCQRRGCAGGYEDAGGGELYCDLCGLAPVVSPGGLLSSLPTGLTGRAADPALSGRDAAGALLTVPSPGPGSGSSPSSRRSASSRRSVSGRLSRSPSDRGSAGGRVSVRGASSGASSGAARGRLGVGLVAVPQVPRPDPRTAVLENPEVPERKRFCSRADCGAPVGRSRGEQSGSTEGFCTKCGHPYSFVPKLRPGEKVHGQYEVVGCLAHGGLGWIYLAIDRAVSDRWVVLKGLLDTGDEEALAVAMSERRFLAEIEHANIVRIYNFVEHLDRGTGSLDGYIVMEYVGGRSLKDLANDRRTPQGRRDPLPVEQACAYGIEALEALGHLHGRGFLYCDFKVDNAIQQHDQLKLIDMGAVRRMDDHDSPIYGTIGYQAPEIAALGPSVASDLYTVARTLAVLTFDFQGYTNVFADSLPDPDNIEVFRTYESFYRLLVRATDPDRARRFGSAEEMAEQLTGVLREVVALQTGEPRPALSTLFGPELRAVDTEVLAPQEGDSSLLGARGAVPPPARRAEPGAPVLRPLDVAGAALALPVPRVDPADPNAGLLAGLLTAAPAELLGALRAAPTDSLEVRLRELRAHLEAGDGTAARAVLEAIAAEPADPWATPVAGGGTAGEWGADWRVVWHRGLVALATGDREGAALAFDAVYDAFPGEPAPKLALGICAELLGQLDNAVEYYRLVWAADRGYVSAAFGLARVRLAAGDRTGAVEALESVPESSIHFTAARIAAVRARLRQRAPSDPLLADLRAAARQVEALAGFGLDAERREQLATEVLGSALDWVLSGSHGAGADGGGTAQGRPALLGSPLDERGLRFGLERSYRLLARLAQRGERRIELVERANRFRPRTWV, from the coding sequence GTGACGGAGCGGACGGAGGGGAGCTGCCAGCGGCGCGGCTGCGCGGGCGGGTACGAGGATGCCGGCGGCGGCGAGCTGTACTGCGACCTGTGCGGGCTGGCACCGGTGGTCTCGCCGGGGGGTCTGCTGTCCTCGCTGCCCACGGGCCTGACGGGCCGTGCCGCCGACCCCGCGCTGTCGGGCCGGGACGCGGCCGGGGCGCTGCTGACGGTCCCCTCCCCCGGCCCCGGTTCCGGCTCCTCGCCGTCGTCCCGGCGCTCGGCGTCGTCGCGGCGCTCGGTCTCCGGCCGGCTGTCGCGCTCCCCGTCGGACCGCGGTTCGGCGGGCGGCCGGGTGTCGGTGCGCGGCGCGAGCAGCGGCGCGTCCTCCGGGGCGGCGCGCGGGCGGCTGGGCGTGGGCCTGGTGGCGGTGCCCCAGGTGCCGCGGCCCGATCCGCGGACGGCGGTGCTGGAGAACCCCGAGGTCCCCGAGCGCAAGCGGTTCTGCAGCCGCGCGGACTGCGGCGCCCCGGTGGGCCGGTCGCGCGGTGAGCAGTCCGGCAGCACGGAAGGGTTCTGCACCAAGTGCGGCCATCCGTACAGCTTCGTGCCCAAGCTGCGCCCCGGTGAGAAGGTGCACGGCCAGTACGAGGTCGTGGGCTGCCTGGCGCACGGCGGGCTCGGCTGGATCTATCTGGCGATCGACCGCGCGGTCTCCGACCGGTGGGTGGTCCTCAAGGGGCTGCTGGACACCGGCGACGAGGAGGCGCTGGCGGTGGCGATGTCGGAACGGCGCTTCCTCGCCGAGATCGAGCACGCCAACATCGTGCGGATCTACAACTTCGTCGAGCACCTGGACCGGGGCACCGGCAGCCTCGACGGCTACATCGTCATGGAGTACGTCGGCGGCAGGTCCCTCAAGGACCTCGCCAACGACCGGCGTACGCCCCAGGGGAGGCGCGATCCGCTGCCCGTCGAGCAGGCGTGCGCCTACGGCATCGAGGCGCTGGAGGCGCTCGGCCACCTGCACGGTCGCGGCTTCCTGTACTGCGACTTCAAGGTCGACAACGCCATCCAGCAGCACGACCAGCTCAAGCTGATCGACATGGGCGCGGTGCGCAGGATGGACGACCACGACAGTCCGATCTACGGCACCATCGGCTATCAGGCGCCCGAGATCGCGGCACTGGGCCCGTCGGTCGCCTCCGACCTGTACACGGTCGCGCGCACCCTCGCCGTCCTCACCTTCGACTTCCAGGGCTACACCAACGTCTTCGCCGACTCGCTGCCCGACCCGGACAACATCGAGGTCTTCCGCACCTACGAGTCCTTCTACCGGCTGCTGGTGCGCGCCACGGACCCGGACCGGGCGCGCCGGTTCGGCTCCGCGGAGGAGATGGCCGAACAGCTGACCGGCGTGCTGCGGGAGGTGGTGGCGCTCCAGACGGGCGAGCCCCGGCCGGCGCTGTCCACCCTCTTCGGGCCCGAACTGCGCGCGGTGGACACCGAGGTGCTGGCCCCGCAGGAGGGCGACAGCTCGCTGCTCGGCGCGCGCGGCGCGGTACCGCCCCCGGCCCGGCGGGCGGAGCCCGGCGCTCCGGTCCTCCGTCCCCTGGACGTCGCCGGTGCCGCCCTCGCCCTGCCGGTGCCGCGGGTCGATCCGGCCGATCCGAACGCCGGGTTGCTGGCCGGGCTGCTGACCGCCGCCCCCGCGGAGCTGCTGGGCGCCCTGCGCGCCGCGCCCACCGACTCCTTGGAGGTCCGGCTGCGGGAGCTGCGGGCCCATCTGGAGGCGGGCGACGGCACGGCGGCCCGGGCGGTGCTGGAGGCGATCGCGGCGGAACCCGCCGACCCGTGGGCCACCCCGGTGGCGGGCGGCGGGACCGCCGGGGAGTGGGGCGCCGACTGGCGGGTGGTGTGGCACCGCGGCCTGGTCGCGCTCGCCACCGGGGACCGCGAGGGCGCCGCGCTGGCCTTCGACGCGGTCTACGACGCCTTCCCCGGCGAGCCGGCGCCGAAGCTGGCACTGGGCATCTGCGCGGAGCTGCTGGGCCAGTTGGACAACGCCGTGGAGTACTACCGCCTGGTGTGGGCGGCCGACCGCGGCTACGTCAGTGCCGCGTTCGGGCTGGCCCGGGTACGGCTGGCGGCGGGCGACCGTACGGGCGCGGTCGAGGCGCTGGAGTCCGTACCGGAGTCGTCCATCCACTTCACCGCGGCGCGGATCGCGGCGGTCCGCGCCCGGCTGCGGCAGCGCGCGCCGTCCGATCCGCTGCTGGCGGACCTGCGGGCGGCCGCCCGACAGGTCGAGGCGCTCGCCGGCTTCGGCCTGGACGCCGAACGGCGGGAACAACTCGCCACCGAGGTACTGGGCAGCGCCCTGGACTGGGTACTCTCCGGTAGCCACGGTGCCGGGGCGGACGGTGGAGGAACCGCGCAGGGCCGGCCGGCGCTGCTCGGCAGCCCGCTGGACGAACGCGGTCTGCGGTTCGGCCTGGAGCGGTCGTACCGCCTGCTGGCGCGGCTGGCGCAGCGTGGCGAGAGAAGGATCGAGCTGGTGGAACGGGCCAACCGCTTCCGCCCCAGGACGTGGGTGTGA
- a CDS encoding carbohydrate ABC transporter permease, which translates to MTTTTLTTRPGPAPTGTTGDPAARARARRSRLLHWIAVHAVAVAVALFFLLPFVFVFLTSVMSDNQAMSGELWPHEWHWSNYLTVFRTPGFLDWWKNSLLYAGLGTLLTVCSALPVAYALAKFRFRGRRTAMVLVISTMMLPPQVIVIPMYLVWAQQLHLAGSLWPLIIPLAFGDAYSVFLLRQFLLTIPQEYLESAKVDGCGELRTLLTIVVPMAKPGIAAIALFQFFYCWNDYFGPQIYAAQNPAAWTLSYGLESFKSAHSVNWNLTMAATLLVMAPVIIVFFFAQKAFVEGVTLTGVKG; encoded by the coding sequence ATGACCACCACGACGCTCACCACGCGCCCCGGCCCGGCCCCTACCGGCACCACCGGCGACCCCGCCGCCCGGGCCCGCGCCCGCCGCTCCCGTCTGCTGCACTGGATCGCCGTCCACGCCGTGGCCGTGGCCGTCGCGCTCTTCTTCCTGCTGCCGTTCGTCTTCGTCTTCCTGACGTCCGTGATGAGCGACAACCAGGCGATGAGCGGCGAGCTGTGGCCGCACGAGTGGCACTGGTCGAACTACCTCACGGTCTTCCGCACACCCGGCTTCCTGGACTGGTGGAAGAACTCGCTGCTGTACGCCGGGCTGGGCACCCTCCTCACCGTCTGCTCGGCGCTCCCCGTCGCCTACGCCCTGGCCAAGTTCCGCTTCCGGGGCCGCCGCACCGCGATGGTCCTGGTCATCTCGACGATGATGCTGCCGCCGCAGGTGATCGTGATCCCCATGTACCTGGTCTGGGCGCAGCAACTGCACCTGGCGGGCTCGCTGTGGCCGCTGATCATCCCGTTGGCGTTCGGCGACGCCTACTCCGTCTTCCTGCTGCGGCAGTTCCTGCTGACGATCCCCCAGGAGTACCTGGAGTCGGCGAAGGTCGACGGCTGCGGGGAGCTGCGCACCCTGCTGACGATCGTCGTGCCGATGGCCAAGCCGGGCATCGCCGCCATCGCCCTCTTCCAGTTCTTCTACTGCTGGAACGACTACTTCGGCCCGCAGATCTACGCGGCCCAGAACCCCGCCGCCTGGACGCTCTCCTACGGGCTGGAGTCCTTCAAGAGCGCGCACAGCGTCAACTGGAACCTCACCATGGCGGCGACGCTGCTGGTCATGGCGCCGGTCATCATCGTTTTCTTCTTCGCTCAGAAAGCCTTCGTCGAAGGCGTCACCCTCACCGGAGTAAAGGGCTGA
- a CDS encoding FadR/GntR family transcriptional regulator, translating into METATDEIRAQIVNGTWPVGSRIPPESALSESLGVSRASVREAVRSLVHSGLLEPRQGDGTFVISDDDSAAALRRRLERAELSHVTQVRQGLDVVAARQAAKHRTDAQLTGIEAALARRNAALAAHDADAFTAADAAFHVLVAEAGANPVLADIYRSLSAALREELRRAACLDTATAAATDPHSRLTDAIRDRDPQAAVDAAVLLLAGHVRDLALPHDD; encoded by the coding sequence GTGGAGACCGCGACCGACGAGATCCGCGCCCAGATCGTGAACGGCACCTGGCCGGTGGGCAGCCGGATCCCGCCCGAGAGCGCGCTCTCCGAAAGCCTCGGGGTCAGCCGGGCGTCGGTACGCGAGGCGGTCCGCTCCCTGGTGCACTCCGGGCTCCTCGAACCCCGGCAGGGCGACGGCACCTTCGTGATCTCCGACGACGACAGCGCGGCCGCGCTCCGCCGGCGCCTGGAACGCGCCGAACTCAGCCATGTCACCCAGGTCCGCCAGGGCCTCGACGTGGTCGCCGCCCGGCAGGCCGCCAAGCACCGCACGGACGCCCAGCTCACCGGCATCGAGGCGGCGCTGGCCCGCCGCAACGCGGCGCTCGCCGCACACGACGCGGACGCCTTCACCGCCGCCGACGCCGCGTTCCACGTGCTGGTCGCGGAGGCCGGCGCGAACCCCGTGCTGGCCGACATCTACCGTTCCCTCAGTGCCGCCCTGCGCGAGGAACTCCGCCGCGCCGCCTGCCTGGACACCGCCACCGCGGCCGCCACCGATCCGCACTCCCGCCTCACCGACGCCATCCGGGACCGGGATCCCCAGGCCGCCGTCGACGCCGCCGTCCTCCTTCTCGCCGGCCACGTACGCGACCTCGCCCTGCCGCACGACGACTGA
- a CDS encoding PP2C family protein-serine/threonine phosphatase has product MGVTGPSRCAGCGGPLDAGDKFCGRCGADVLTPAAPPGYGAPAGHGAPAVPPVPPLPPVPPAPPVPPAAPPADGPAGPPPPDPTTRLPYAGQGDVPLPDGAPAAAGSATPAGPPPADPRVAGYEVVADAAAEAASGAARAAAGPAGTPARGTRLCPLCRAGAVDEDGRCERCGHARPRARDHMERELAGLAAVSDLGHRHHRNEDFFALRSAALPDGAPVVVAVVCDGVSSATRPDEASQAASEAAGEALLASLPRGTHPQQAMHEAVMAASDAVDALAADPAQAHDEHRQQNAPACTFVGAVVGGGLLTVGWVGDSRAYWIPNDRTAPPVRLTEDDSWAAQMVANNLMSEAEANADERAHAITGWLGADAYEVEPHTASFKPDGPGTVVVCTDGLWNYAESAEQMAAALPYDAPVRPLEAARALVAHALDGGGHDNVTVALVPFPAPSAGATA; this is encoded by the coding sequence ATGGGTGTGACTGGGCCGTCCCGGTGTGCGGGGTGCGGTGGACCGCTCGACGCGGGGGACAAGTTCTGCGGCCGGTGCGGTGCCGACGTCCTGACGCCGGCCGCACCGCCGGGGTACGGCGCTCCGGCGGGCCACGGGGCGCCGGCCGTGCCGCCGGTGCCGCCGCTGCCTCCGGTACCGCCCGCTCCCCCGGTGCCGCCCGCGGCGCCCCCGGCTGACGGACCCGCCGGCCCGCCGCCCCCGGACCCCACGACCCGTCTGCCGTACGCGGGTCAGGGCGACGTGCCGCTGCCGGACGGCGCCCCCGCCGCGGCGGGCTCCGCGACACCGGCCGGGCCGCCGCCCGCCGACCCCCGCGTGGCCGGATACGAGGTGGTCGCCGACGCCGCCGCCGAGGCCGCTTCCGGCGCGGCGCGTGCGGCGGCCGGGCCCGCCGGCACCCCCGCCCGGGGCACCCGCCTGTGCCCCCTCTGCCGCGCCGGTGCGGTGGACGAGGACGGCCGGTGCGAGCGGTGCGGCCACGCCCGGCCGCGCGCCCGCGACCACATGGAGCGCGAGTTGGCGGGCCTGGCGGCCGTGAGCGACCTCGGCCACCGCCACCACCGCAACGAGGACTTCTTCGCGCTGCGGTCCGCCGCGCTGCCGGACGGCGCCCCGGTCGTGGTCGCCGTGGTCTGCGACGGCGTCTCCTCGGCGACCCGCCCCGACGAGGCGTCGCAGGCGGCGTCGGAGGCCGCCGGCGAGGCGCTGCTGGCCTCGCTGCCGCGCGGTACGCATCCCCAACAGGCCATGCACGAGGCCGTCATGGCGGCCTCCGACGCGGTGGACGCGCTGGCCGCCGACCCCGCGCAGGCGCACGACGAGCACCGTCAGCAGAACGCCCCGGCCTGCACGTTCGTCGGCGCGGTGGTCGGCGGCGGGCTGCTGACCGTCGGCTGGGTCGGTGACAGCCGCGCCTACTGGATCCCCAACGACCGTACGGCGCCGCCGGTCCGGCTCACCGAGGACGACTCCTGGGCCGCGCAGATGGTCGCCAACAACCTGATGTCCGAGGCCGAGGCGAACGCCGACGAGCGCGCGCACGCCATCACCGGCTGGCTCGGCGCCGACGCGTACGAGGTCGAGCCGCACACCGCGTCGTTCAAGCCGGACGGCCCCGGCACGGTGGTGGTGTGCACGGACGGGCTGTGGAACTACGCCGAGTCCGCGGAGCAAATGGCCGCGGCGCTGCCGTACGACGCTCCCGTCCGGCCGCTGGAGGCCGCCCGGGCGCTGGTGGCCCACGCCCTCGACGGCGGCGGACACGACAACGTCACGGTGGCCCTGGTGCCGTTCCCCGCGCCGTCGGCGGGGGCCACGGCCTGA